The nucleotide sequence TCTTAACATCACGTATAACGGGGCGCGGGCATATTCACTGGCGGAAGTAATTGAAGATGTGCCAGGCATTGCTTTAAAGGGTATTTCCAAAGAGCTCCCATGGCCTGGCTCACGTTGTGGTTGGATGGAATTCTATAACAGGGGCAAAGATCCGCAGTTTGAAAAATTCTGCGCTGTATTGGACAATGCTAAAATGATAGAGGTTTGCTCCACTACGCTTCCCCAGCTCGCTATACCTATTATTATGGAGGATCCTAAATATAAGGCGTATAGAAAGGCTCAAAACGAAAGTATTGGTAGAAGGAGTAAAATTATTGCAGATATTTTAGGTCAAATACCCCAACTTAAATTTAATGAAACTTATGGTGCTTTTTATAACACCATTACTTTTGAAGAGGGGGTTTTGCACAGCAAGCAAAAATTGAAGATAAAAGACCCTAAAATACAGAAAATGGTAGAGTCTTGGGTCGAACAGCCTGATGTAGACCTTGATAAACGCTTTGTGTACTACTTGCTCGGTGCTACAGGTATATGTGTAGTGCCTATATCTTCTTTCTGTTCAGAACTAAAAGGGTTTAGAATTACTCTGTTGGAGGAAAATGAAGAATTGCTGACCCAGATATTTACAAACCTAAAGGATGCTTTGGTCGAGTACCTAGCTTCATAAAAGTAAAGGTGGTCAATGCGCCGCCTTTACATAGGGCGCGCTGAAAAACGCCCAAAATATTGATCTGTTTATGTTTGTGTAAAGATTATGAGTTATAGGTGCAAGGGGTTTTCGGTGAGAAACTTTTAATCCAATACTTTTTTGGGGCTAGCCACAAGTGCACAGTCTACTTTATGGCCTTACATTCGAAGTATTCCAATACGTCTTCATGTAAGGCCATGCGTACCTTGCACACTTGAGACTTTTTCAACAAGCCCTACATGATTTTTTCTTTGTTAATTACATGAACAGTACCTGTCATGTTTATTTTTCCTGTTTGGGTGTCCAATACCTTTGCTTCCAAAACTGCCATGCTTCTTTCTTTGTAAAGTTCTGATACAGAAATAGACGCTTCGTATTCATGGCCGACAAAGAGTGGCCTTTTAAAGCTGATTTCCTGTTTCATGATAATGGTTCCTTGTCCTGGAAATTTTACTCCCAATATCTTTGAAAAGACGCTTATGCCAAGCACCCCATGAATGATGGGTTTTTTAAAGATAGTAGTAGATGCAAAGTCATTGTCAAGGTGTATAGGGTTTTTATCGCCGCTTAATTCCGCAAAGCGAATAACATCTTCTTGTGAAAAAGAAAATTTTTCAGAATAACATTGGCCGGTTTCCATTTAATTGTTTAATTTTTTATTTCTCCGAGTTTTTTTAATAGCTTTTCCACTTGCTCAGGCGTATGTGTAGGGAAATTTGCAATTCGAATTTGTTTCTCTTTATAACTTCCATATCCCGTACCAACAGCCATTCCGGCAGGAGCCAAGTGTTCATTGATGTTTGGAGATGGTATGTTTGTATTGGCAACGATGGTAGTTTTGGAACGGTGCAATGGCTCTTTTACCCCATTAGAAAATACCTCTGATTGCTCTATGAAGTCATAGATGGCATCAGCTTTTTCTTCCGTTTCCTTACGGATCGCTTGAATACCTTTTTTATTCATATCTTCAAGTACTTTTCCTAATAGGAATATATTGAAGACGTTAGGGGTTTCTGGTGTTTGGTTTGATTTTGCCTTGGATAGTAACGAAGAAATACTGTGGTATGTACCTGTAGCAATACCTCTGTTTACCAAAGCTTCTGCTTTCTCCACACACCTGTCGTTCAAGATCCATACGCCTAGTCCAGCGGGAAGGCCAAAGCATTTTTGAACTGAAAAGAATGCTGAGTCGATCTTGCTATAATCAAAAGCTGGATAAGGAAGAGACGACACGGCATCAACACATATAAGTGCATCCTTATTGAGTGCG is from Cytophagaceae bacterium ABcell3 and encodes:
- a CDS encoding pyridoxal phosphate-dependent aminotransferase, whose amino-acid sequence is MRQKILSAGAKELSYEIREIVKKAEIIQEAGQTIYWENIGDPIQKNCIVPQWMKEIVSNLVLENKSYGYCHSKGNLDTRKYLANLNNSKGGAQITSDDVLFFNGLGDAIGKVYQFINTSLRVIGPSPAYSTHSSAEAAHAHQEPITYKLDPDNHWYPDLDDLYNKVKYNPNIIGILIINPDNPTGMVYPYETLKRIVEIAKEFNLMLISDEIYLNITYNGARAYSLAEVIEDVPGIALKGISKELPWPGSRCGWMEFYNRGKDPQFEKFCAVLDNAKMIEVCSTTLPQLAIPIIMEDPKYKAYRKAQNESIGRRSKIIADILGQIPQLKFNETYGAFYNTITFEEGVLHSKQKLKIKDPKIQKMVESWVEQPDVDLDKRFVYYLLGATGICVVPISSFCSELKGFRITLLEENEELLTQIFTNLKDALVEYLAS
- a CDS encoding MaoC family dehydratase, whose protein sequence is METGQCYSEKFSFSQEDVIRFAELSGDKNPIHLDNDFASTTIFKKPIIHGVLGISVFSKILGVKFPGQGTIIMKQEISFKRPLFVGHEYEASISVSELYKERSMAVLEAKVLDTQTGKINMTGTVHVINKEKIM
- a CDS encoding aminotransferase class V-fold PLP-dependent enzyme — translated: MNNKLYFTPGPSELYPTVPGHVQTALTEKIGVISHRSKQFQDIFKNTTDGLRQLLSLPDNFHIFFLGSATEVWERMIQNCVEKNTFHCVNGSFSKRFYEFSGELQKNAVKAEVPFGEGFFAKNLTIPQETELICLTHNETSSGASMPVEEINKVSALNKDALICVDAVSSLPYPAFDYSKIDSAFFSVQKCFGLPAGLGVWILNDRCVEKAEALVNRGIATGTYHSISSLLSKAKSNQTPETPNVFNIFLLGKVLEDMNKKGIQAIRKETEEKADAIYDFIEQSEVFSNGVKEPLHRSKTTIVANTNIPSPNINEHLAPAGMAVGTGYGSYKEKQIRIANFPTHTPEQVEKLLKKLGEIKN